AGTTGGTTCCTTTCTGATTGATACGGGTAATGATTTGTAACATATTGGATCATGACCTGTTGAATGCACAATTTTACAGCCCACCACTGCAGAGATGGGTATATTTGCTGTTTGAGGTAGGATTAAAAACTTGATAACTCATGGGACTTGTCAAAGGGCCAATGTTTATTGTCGCCATGTTATGGGCAAACATTATTCTATTTGCCTATTGGTGATAGATTGTTAGTTTGTTTTTGCGAGATGCGAGGGCTTTTCTTAGAGATCTATGTCGCTACGGAGTACACGGGCATGGTGCTTTCAAAATCAGGACATTACTAACATAAATCATCTAAGCTAAACCCGAGATGAACACTTACACCACTAGGCATAGGCATGGTCCCCTTGGACCATGCTCAAGAAAACTTGCTAGCTGAGACAAATCCAAGAGGATGAATGCGCATGCTTTAATGGTGGGCTTGGATCGATTGGTGCACCCAAGGAGTTCAGGACGAACAAACCTTGAGGCTTCATTCAGCGTGCATATCAATCACTGCAATTGCAGGGTGGGGACAACGTGAGATGTAaggcatatataatatatatattcctttttgCTCTACTAAGAGAGCacgtttggtttggtttggatgGAGATCTGGATATCAAGTAGGCGAAATGCCTAGCTGGCAGTGCCACCACACTTTTCTCATAAGCATGGAGTTATATATAATAGGCAAAAGGCATGTAGCCAATATCTGCATCTTTGGTCGTTGaaagttaattttaattaatggaTACGACAATAAGATTTTCACGGCTTGTCTTGTTCATTGCCATTGCTATTGGTGGACTGAAAGGTGATGAAACAGGAAGCGGCACGGCGCATTCTCAAAGCAATTCTACTAATTTCGCTCTCCCTAAGCTTCTTCAAGGAAATGAAGATAACGaaggaagaaataaaacttCCACTGAAGTTGTACTCAACAAGAAGAATATAAATAATGGCCCATATTTTAGAGGACAGGGTAGTGGCGGTGGAGGCGGTGGCGGAGGAGGTGGCGccggtggaggaggaggaggaggtggtggcgGAGGCGGAGGGGGAGGGGGATGGGGAGgtggaggcggaggcggagggtATAAATGGGGATGTGGGGGACAACCAAGACATGGTAAAGGGGAGGAAAGAAGAGCAGGAATACTAGGAGGAATGAACAACAATCATGCATATAGGAAACGAGTTTTCAGCAAGGATATCGATAATTACAAGCTGGGGGAGTTTGCACAATGCATGAGAAGAGGGAGGTGTAGAGGAATGAGACTGGATTGCCCTCTTCACTGCGGTGGACCTTGCTTTTATGATTGCCAACATATGTGCAAGGCTCACTGTCGACGTCTTTCCTGAGTTGCCATTTCTACATAGTTGCATTCTTCGAAGACGACTATCATGAATCAATTAATGTGTTTCGAATTCCAACATTGTGTAGGGTCAGGATGATTTTGGATTTTAGATTTCCAGTACTGGATtgttaaaactataaattatattaatttctcCTTTTAATTCCCATGATCAGGAAATCAACAGCCATGCTAGCTCTACATTCATGTGGTCATATATATAAACTGCAGGCTTGTGATCTTGGATTTGTTATCCCAGTTTATGTCACGACTATACTTCTCTTCTCAGAATTTCTTCCCTCCCCAATACTCATCTTTGTTCTTCTCtaattttctcttcctctcatgAGCTGTAGGTCCTCGCCATTTTCTACATCTTTGTTTTGCTATTTTCATAAATTCGTTCAGCTTTATTGCGTCTTGGGTTCATTTCTCTCCTCTTCTTCACATAGAGCTCTTCAATCAGCGCTAGGTGATCCCGTCAACATTaatttctccttctctccctcACGGCTCTTTGCTGCTTCAAAGCTTCTCTCCTTGAATTATTTCTGAATCAGCTCTCTTACATATCTTGGGTTTTGATTTTCGGATGAGATTGGGAAGGCATGAACAGGAAAATGGAAGATGCGTTTTTCTCCCTAATGTTTAATACACACAACGAGAATGAAAAATGACAACCAAATATTAAGCAAAACACTTGGTAAAATAGCACCTGCTTGTATTTCCGGATTGGTACACTGAAATATGCCTAGGGGTACAGATTCTACCTACTACGTCCTCCACCATTTGTGTAGATTATTACGAAATGGAAATGGTAGAGTACGTTTTTATCCATGGTTCCCATAGTAATTCATCCAGCACCATCTAGTACATTCTAGCACATTGTTGgagatttatgaaaatgaaaataaaaaaagtacttatataaataaataaataattgcattaaatatgaaaaataaaaataaatattattattatggagaGTATAAtagctaatctaatgtggagtttaaattttgagtaattatattagttaaaaattaaaaagagacaTATTAGCCAAACTTTAACTTTTGGATGGCTAACCAATGTTAGACAGAGTATTCATGAAGATCTCAAAACTGGAGCTGCTATATATGGGCCTAATTCCAAAATCAAATCTCTTCCTTAATCTCGAGCTACTATACATGAAAATTCTAAACTAAAAGCAACAACACAATCTCCTCCTCAATCTCATCCTAAATCAACGTGATGTGTCTCTTTGATTTTTCCTTGTATCTACATTTTGTACATTACCATAGTTATTCTTGTAAAATTGTATGTAAAATGCTAGTGTAATATTTaaatcattacaagaaaaataggcTGTTGTAACCAATTTATTGCAATCAAAAGACTATAGtcatttttttggaattaattggtctcaaataaatagttttcttatagtgaatgATCAaatggagtagaagaagaaggcaAGTTGGCCTCTAGattatttctcatttccattaagtttattttcttaCAACCAATGCTAGTACTCAACTACAAAATGATCTCactaaaataaacttataaaatgacGTGGTTTCATGTGCtacattatatctattttataataaaaataattttactatctAACGGAGTACTACTAGCTACCACATGATCAAGTCAAATCAATATGAAAGTTTACTTTGATAAAATTcttttgtaactaaaatatttctcttaattattaatattatttggtGCACAAAATTAAAAGGCTAGGCAAAATAATTGTGAGTAGTAATTGGATCTATAATCCACATATATAATTGGACTGCGTCTCCATCTCAGCAGGACCGATCAGATCGATCGAGTTGTATCCGACCATTGCGCCTTAATTTGAGTCAAATTAATTTATTCGTCCGACCACAAAGAAAAAACTCATGTGCAACAGATATCGTCATATAATTGTTGGCCAAAACATTATAAATAGAGTTGAATTCAAGACATCATAGCAATTTGCATGCAAtaaatcatgatcatgatcatatatatatataatattaaacatttACT
This genomic interval from Juglans microcarpa x Juglans regia isolate MS1-56 chromosome 4D, Jm3101_v1.0, whole genome shotgun sequence contains the following:
- the LOC121260664 gene encoding protein FAM98B-like; translation: MDTTIRFSRLVLFIAIAIGGLKGDETGSGTAHSQSNSTNFALPKLLQGNEDNEGRNKTSTEVVLNKKNINNGPYFRGQGRGGGGGGGGGGGWGGGGGGGGYKWGCGGQPRHGKGEERRAGILGGMNNNHAYRKRVFSKDIDNYKLGEFAQCMRRGRCRGMRLDCPLHCGGPCFYDCQHMCKAHCRRLS